The bacterium genome contains the following window.
CGCTCTATTGCCCTGCCCATGCTCGCCCAAGGGGTTAGGTGTTGAGATCATTGCCTCTTCAATTGGCAAGTCAGTGAGAACCATTGAGAACTGGTTTCAGCAATATAGAGTGAAAGGAATCGACAGCTTAAATTCTTTCAGCTACAAGCCCAAGCAAGCATTTCTTAATAAAGAGCAAATCGAACAGTTAACCACATGGGTAAAAAGAGAAAACCCTGCAAAGGTTAAGCAAATCAAAGCCTATATCAAAGAGCACTTTGGTGTAGACTATAGTGTTGAAGCCGTAAGGCAATCGCTCCATAAGCATGGACTGGAATTACTCCGCCCTAAACTTATCCCTGGCGATCCTCCCAGTGAGGAGGAGCAGAGAGAATTTATTGAAAAATATCACACTATGAAGTCCTCCAGCGAATCCGGAACCGTGACCTTATTTATCGATGGCATGCATTTGATTCATCAGCTCATTGCCGGTCTTTGCTGGGGAGATCCCCTTGATCCACCAGTGATGGAAACCAATACTGGTCGCAAGAGACTGAATATCTTAGGGGCTGTCTGAAAAATACCAGGGCTTGATTGTCTAATTTTACTAACCGGCTATAGCAAAGAGTTCCTTCTATCTTTTTTTATATTTTATATCCCACAAAATTTTCATGTCTTACACCTTATTTCGGAGCAGTCCTACTTATAAATCACCTCAAGATACTCCCACTTATTTTTCAGACAGCCTCTAACAGGTTGGTTTTCAGGTATGAAAGCAGAGGGAAAAAGATCGGGGGAGTTTCGTGTGTTCATGATCTCTCCTCCCCCTATCTTATTCCTGATATTTTACATATGGACAGCAAAACCGATCATCAGAGAAAGATTGGTATAATCCGCATCATCCCCGTCAAAGCTAAACTTGCCCATGGTATACCGGAGTTCCGGATTGATGGAAACGCTGTCGGCAAGGAAGTAATCCAAGCCTGCCTGGGCTCCATATAAAAATGTGGAATCGTCAGTTGAATATCTGACCGGCTGTTCATATTCGTATTCCCGGTTAGCGAAAGCCAGATTTGCTCCGATATAGGGGCATACCTTGCCGGTGGGATTAAAATGTGCATTGACCCTTGCACCGAGCGCATAATCAGTGAACTTCGCTTCATCATGACCACCATTACTGGTCTCTATCTTAGATTGTCCATAAGAGATTTCAGGGCCAACCTCAAACATACCGCCCATAAAAAAACCAGCTCCACCCAGTATATCGTATCCGGTAAGTTTTAACTCACCACCAGAATCATAATCAAACTTTTCATTAGCCACATCAACCTGCATATTTATCCTCAGCTTCCGGGTAGCCGGAGCTTGAGCCAGTGATGGCATGGAGAAAAAAATGATCATCACTACAGATAAAATACCTGCTCCCAACACCTTCAAAATTCCTTTCATGGTTACCTCCTTAGAGTACAAGGTCCTCGATAATAAAAGAATATCCATAACCAAATCTCCTCCTCCCTGGTCTCAATCAAAGATCGATAGGAGGCAGTTCAAACAGGATATCTGCCCCTTTTCTTTTCATGTAATTTCCTCCTTATTTTTGGGTATCCATCGGAAGTAATCCAAACCACATGGAAAAGGGCAATCCCTCACCACCTCCTCATTGAGTAAATGAATAATTGACCGCCGTATATACTCGGCCATAGTGACTCTCTCCTTGAGCCTATTTTCCGCAATAATCATCCGTTTCCTTTATGTATGGGAAAGTCCCTTCTCAAGCTAATCCGACCAAAACCAGGTCCCGCACCTTGGGCGAGGTTATTAATATATCGTGGTTTTTCTGTATTATCTAGTAGGAGGGAAATAATTTTATTCAAGGAAATGAGGATTCAATTCCCTCTCCCCAGAGAGGCGAGGGAGAAGAGGTGCCCTCAGAGAGGGCAAGGAAGGCAAGTGGTACTCTCCCTCAAGGGGAGAATTCACAACCTGTAACATTTCCTGAGAGGCTGTCTGAAAAATAAGTGGGGGTATCTTTGAGGTGATTTATGAGTAGGACTGCTCCGAAATAAGGTGTAAGAGCCTGTTTGAAAAACAGGCTCTGAATTTTTAAGCTGGAAGGTCTCCTGTTTAAAGGTTGATTAACATATTATAGTATGCTATATTCCGAAAGCAGGTGTTTTTCACCTGATAGACTTTTTTCTCAATTTACTATGACTTCATGATCAAAAAGCCTTACCTGGATAAGGACGTGAAAACAATTCGTTAAGTTCATACATAACAGATTTTCATGCTCAGCTTAACCTGGCGGTAAACTAAAAACTTCTCGATGAAGCAATCCCCAACCATCCCCTGGCGGGATAAGATCAAAAATAAACTTATCGTTTCCCTCTCCACCGTTCTTATCCTCTCCCTTGTCCTCTTTGGCCTGATTTGCACTTTCTCCTTCAAAAACCAGGTAATTCAGCAGATTGGAAGCAAAAATGTACAATTGGCAACCAGTATTCAAGAAGATGCGCAAAGCTTTCTCTCGGTGATCATGAATGACCTCTCCTCCCTGGCCGGCAGCCTGGGAGAGGGCGGGGAATTGATAAGCCAGCAGGAAATGATGGACCGCTATTTACA
Protein-coding sequences here:
- a CDS encoding helix-turn-helix domain-containing protein — translated: MKSKCSTDTEMNNRTFSLRYALLPCPCSPKGLGVEIIASSIGKSVRTIENWFQQYRVKGIDSLNSFSYKPKQAFLNKEQIEQLTTWVKRENPAKVKQIKAYIKEHFGVDYSVEAVRQSLHKHGLELLRPKLIPGDPPSEEEQREFIEKYHTMKSSSESGTVTLFIDGMHLIHQLIAGLCWGDPLDPPVMETNTGRKRLNILGAV
- a CDS encoding porin family protein, with amino-acid sequence MKGILKVLGAGILSVVMIIFFSMPSLAQAPATRKLRINMQVDVANEKFDYDSGGELKLTGYDILGGAGFFMGGMFEVGPEISYGQSKIETSNGGHDEAKFTDYALGARVNAHFNPTGKVCPYIGANLAFANREYEYEQPVRYSTDDSTFLYGAQAGLDYFLADSVSINPELRYTMGKFSFDGDDADYTNLSLMIGFAVHM